A window from Pseudomonas moraviensis encodes these proteins:
- a CDS encoding DUF2333 family protein, whose amino-acid sequence MLDWKNRAGSAPERAAEPKSATRSYVGGLFFSRALATVIGLYLLVTIALGWYWSQEPELFPVAQNAQVAAEKEGKQMVVGYTTVETLKTVAGTLLNKPGGYISNDRFPPGLWMDNTPSWEYGVLVQVRDLTRALRKDFARSQSQSAEDADLAKAEPRFNFDNKSWVLPSSESEYQEGINSLSRYQARLSDPNQKNALFYARADNLNNWLGDVGTRLGSLSQRLSASVGRVKLNTALKTEVPAVGEVPQVDEEVVETPWMQIDNVFYEARGQAWALSHLLRAIEVDFADVLAKKNATVSVRQIIRELEASQEPVWSPMILNGSGFGVLANHSLVMANYISRANAAVIDLRQLLNQG is encoded by the coding sequence ATGCTGGACTGGAAAAACCGCGCGGGCAGCGCGCCTGAACGTGCCGCCGAGCCCAAGTCGGCCACCCGCAGTTATGTCGGCGGGCTATTTTTCAGCCGGGCGCTGGCCACAGTGATTGGTCTCTACTTGCTGGTGACCATCGCGCTGGGCTGGTACTGGAGCCAGGAACCGGAGCTGTTTCCAGTGGCGCAAAATGCCCAGGTCGCTGCCGAGAAAGAAGGCAAGCAAATGGTGGTCGGCTACACCACCGTCGAAACCCTGAAAACCGTTGCCGGTACCTTGCTCAACAAGCCGGGCGGTTACATTTCCAACGATCGTTTCCCGCCGGGTCTGTGGATGGACAACACGCCGAGCTGGGAATACGGCGTGCTGGTGCAGGTGCGTGACCTGACCCGTGCCCTGCGCAAAGACTTCGCCCGTTCGCAATCGCAGTCGGCCGAAGACGCCGATCTGGCCAAGGCCGAACCGCGTTTCAACTTCGACAACAAGAGCTGGGTGCTGCCGTCCAGTGAGTCGGAATATCAGGAAGGTATCAACTCCCTGAGCCGTTATCAGGCGCGCCTGTCCGATCCGAATCAGAAAAACGCGCTGTTCTATGCCCGCGCCGACAACCTCAACAACTGGCTGGGCGACGTCGGCACCCGTCTCGGTTCGCTGTCGCAACGCCTGTCGGCCAGTGTCGGCCGGGTCAAGCTCAACACTGCGCTGAAAACCGAAGTCCCGGCGGTCGGCGAAGTGCCGCAGGTTGACGAAGAAGTCGTGGAAACCCCATGGATGCAGATCGACAACGTGTTCTACGAAGCACGGGGTCAGGCCTGGGCGCTGTCGCATCTGCTGCGTGCCATCGAAGTCGACTTCGCTGATGTGCTGGCGAAGAAGAACGCCACCGTCAGCGTGCGCCAGATCATTCGGGAACTGGAGGCTTCGCAAGAGCCGGTGTGGAGCCCGATGATCCTTAATGGCAGCGGTTTCGGCGTTCTGGCCAACCACTCGCTGGTCATGGCCAACTACATTTCCCGGGCCAACGCCGCGGTGATCGATCTGCGTCAACTGCTCAATCAGGGCTGA
- a CDS encoding DUF4123 domain-containing protein → MSGAALEPVAHWLLLDTPDASRALRTLRQGFADVQRHRLFDGTEFQPVSEHGPILVDLRNSPGLTALCLHDPDTWRGLLLSCEIPAQQLLSHLQRMLTVSFGLNHRALLSYYNRQTASYFFDACDAAQLSRWLGPIRYLRWFGGTWADRAIGSQGWQQLRNPGLLVEPLGIEESLTRRQRERLQTCLLEQHIWRWCQSLSADYQTISVHVQQGLALGFSDRAVLDGWLWLRLLHPRAALVAPPAGLTQQERLDHLRRQWGAAG, encoded by the coding sequence ATGAGCGGCGCGGCGCTTGAGCCTGTGGCGCACTGGCTGTTGCTCGATACTCCGGACGCGTCACGTGCCCTGCGAACTTTGCGCCAGGGGTTTGCCGATGTACAACGTCACCGATTGTTTGACGGCACTGAGTTTCAACCGGTCAGTGAGCATGGCCCGATCCTCGTCGATTTGCGCAATAGCCCAGGATTGACGGCGTTATGTCTGCACGATCCGGACACTTGGCGCGGCCTGCTGCTGAGCTGCGAAATACCCGCGCAACAGTTGCTGAGCCATTTGCAGCGCATGCTCACGGTTTCGTTCGGTCTGAATCATCGGGCCTTGCTCAGCTATTACAACCGTCAGACCGCCAGCTATTTCTTCGACGCCTGCGACGCCGCGCAACTGAGTCGCTGGCTCGGGCCGATCCGCTACCTGCGCTGGTTTGGCGGTACGTGGGCCGACCGCGCCATCGGCAGTCAGGGCTGGCAGCAATTGCGTAATCCCGGTCTGCTCGTCGAGCCGTTGGGCATCGAGGAAAGTCTGACCCGGCGCCAGCGTGAACGCCTGCAAACCTGCCTTTTGGAGCAGCATATCTGGCGCTGGTGCCAGTCCCTGAGCGCCGATTACCAGACGATCTCTGTGCATGTGCAACAAGGTCTGGCGCTGGGTTTCAGCGATCGTGCCGTGCTCGACGGCTGGCTGTGGTTGCGTCTGCTGCATCCACGCGCCGCGCTGGTTGCGCCGCCGGCGGGGCTGACGCAGCAGGAGCGGCTCGATCATCTGCGTCGTCAGTGGGGTGCGGCGGGCTGA
- the gcbA gene encoding diguanylate cyclase GcbA, with translation MTEPEDPSRERLKHHFAQRVIHQARQILEIWQRLQRSEWSTVDLAELSEANLRLLRFAERFEQPEHTQLAHHIGQSLQAVDANRGRLSSGLITDLNRLMQRLSRTGLRHGDQLDQTFLPPLRKPIYVMLQDHDRAERLAKQLEFFGLSAQALDSVAAFRSSMVERLPAAIVMDVDFSGPGIGLKLAAEAQVGLEEQLPLLFFSLHETDTPTRLAAVRAGGQEFLTGTLEASSLLEKIEVLTCVAQYEPYKVLIIDDSRAQALHTERLLNSAGIVTRTLIEPIQAMAELADFQPDLIILDMYMPACTGTELAKVIRHNDRYVSVPIIYLSAEDDLDKQLDAMSEGGDDFLTKPIKPRHLITTVRNRAARARNLKARMVRDSLTGLYNHTHILQLLEDCSFRARRENKPLSFAMLDIDHFKRVNDSHGHPMGDRVIKSLALFLKQRLRKTDFIGRYGGEEFAIVMPDTDIDAAHKVLDEIRQRFAEIHYPAQPQDLWCTFSAGVVEMCDDSDSLMMASQADEALYRAKGAGRNRVQTARQSKQSATFSSESTDSVITL, from the coding sequence ATGACCGAGCCAGAAGACCCCAGCCGTGAGCGTCTCAAGCACCACTTTGCCCAGCGGGTAATTCATCAGGCACGTCAGATTCTTGAGATATGGCAGCGCCTGCAACGCAGTGAGTGGTCCACCGTCGACCTCGCCGAACTGAGCGAGGCGAATCTGCGCCTGCTGCGTTTTGCCGAGCGTTTCGAACAGCCGGAACACACGCAGTTGGCGCATCACATCGGCCAGTCGCTGCAGGCGGTGGACGCCAACCGTGGCCGTCTCAGCAGCGGCCTGATCACCGATCTCAATCGCTTGATGCAGCGCCTGTCGCGCACCGGCCTGCGCCATGGCGATCAGCTCGACCAGACCTTCCTGCCGCCGCTGCGCAAGCCGATCTATGTGATGTTGCAAGACCACGACCGCGCCGAACGGCTGGCCAAGCAGCTGGAATTTTTCGGTTTGAGCGCGCAGGCACTGGACAGCGTGGCCGCGTTTCGCTCGTCGATGGTCGAGCGCTTGCCCGCGGCGATTGTCATGGACGTGGATTTCAGCGGTCCCGGCATCGGCCTGAAACTCGCCGCCGAAGCTCAGGTCGGCCTCGAAGAACAGCTTCCATTGCTGTTTTTCAGCCTGCACGAAACCGATACCCCGACCCGTCTCGCCGCCGTGCGCGCTGGTGGTCAGGAATTTCTCACCGGCACCCTCGAAGCTTCGAGCCTGCTGGAAAAAATCGAAGTGCTGACCTGCGTCGCCCAGTACGAGCCCTATAAAGTGCTGATCATCGACGACTCGCGCGCGCAGGCCTTGCACACCGAGCGCCTGCTCAACAGCGCCGGGATTGTCACCCGCACGTTGATCGAACCGATTCAGGCGATGGCGGAACTGGCGGATTTCCAGCCGGACCTGATCATTCTCGATATGTACATGCCGGCCTGCACCGGCACCGAACTGGCCAAAGTGATCCGCCACAACGACCGCTACGTCAGCGTGCCGATCATTTACCTGTCGGCCGAGGACGATCTGGACAAGCAGCTCGACGCCATGAGCGAGGGCGGCGATGACTTTTTGACCAAGCCGATCAAGCCACGGCACTTGATCACCACGGTGCGCAACCGCGCCGCCCGCGCGCGCAATCTGAAAGCGCGGATGGTCCGCGACAGTCTCACCGGGCTGTACAACCACACGCACATCCTGCAGTTGCTCGAAGACTGCTCGTTCCGCGCCCGCCGCGAGAACAAGCCGCTGAGCTTTGCCATGCTAGACATCGATCACTTCAAACGGGTCAACGACAGCCACGGCCACCCGATGGGCGACCGTGTGATCAAGAGCCTGGCGCTGTTCCTCAAGCAGCGTTTGCGCAAGACCGATTTCATCGGCCGTTACGGTGGCGAAGAATTCGCCATCGTCATGCCCGACACCGATATCGACGCGGCGCACAAAGTCCTCGACGAGATTCGCCAGCGCTTCGCCGAGATTCATTACCCGGCGCAGCCGCAGGATCTCTGGTGCACGTTCAGCGCCGGCGTCGTGGAAATGTGCGATGACTCCGACAGCCTGATGATGGCCAGCCAGGCCGACGAGGCGCTGTATCGCGCCAAGGGTGCCGGACGCAATCGGGTGCAGACCGCCAGGCAATCAAAGCAAAGTGCCACTTTTTCATCGGAATCCACTGATTCGGTCATAACCCTGTAA
- a CDS encoding type VI secretion system Vgr family protein, translating to MFDPVNEPSFRLDVAGLSDPFEVLAFTGREALSEPFAFEIDVVIDDPHLDLAGLLHRSAYLCFGPPGQGVHGQLHSLVQHEHSHGLRLSRVRLGPRLDCLDLRLSQRIFSGRSVPQIIEQVLREHGIVGLQRRFDLHSDYPARTFCTQYRESDLQLLQRLCAQARIHYHFEHHRDRHCLVFGDDPTRLPQADVAHYQAEHDHRGVAPAVRQWRLQDDSQASQRGPYAEGHSDLPALRSGQWLPLDDHPFIECNRPWLLTRIEHRADQSLEPAYSNRLFAAARVPVSAAAAMPPKQRMHSLQRAWVVSVDEAQPDRSRPVAVQFDWLYQGEGAAPSHCWLPLAPTLSDLPSAALADGVEVVVSFLEGDPDQPMVTGVLKPSVLPEDAVEDDAPSPLPELLVSDGLQQLLQSGEPLLLLCLLPGGGSFNHCAESVCSCRLLTALDQSSAR from the coding sequence ATGTTCGATCCAGTCAACGAGCCGTCGTTTCGTCTCGATGTAGCGGGCCTGTCCGACCCCTTCGAAGTTCTCGCCTTTACCGGAAGGGAAGCGCTCAGCGAACCCTTCGCCTTCGAGATCGATGTGGTAATCGACGATCCGCATCTGGATCTCGCCGGCCTGCTGCACCGTTCGGCCTACCTGTGTTTCGGCCCGCCCGGCCAAGGCGTGCACGGACAGCTGCACAGCCTTGTCCAGCATGAGCACAGCCATGGTCTGCGCTTGAGCCGAGTGCGCCTGGGGCCGAGGCTCGATTGCCTCGACCTGCGCTTGAGCCAGCGCATTTTCAGCGGCCGTTCTGTGCCGCAGATCATCGAACAGGTGCTGCGCGAACATGGCATCGTCGGCCTGCAACGGCGTTTCGACCTGCACAGCGACTACCCGGCCCGCACCTTCTGCACCCAGTACCGCGAATCCGATCTGCAACTGCTCCAGCGCTTGTGCGCACAGGCCCGCATTCACTATCACTTCGAGCATCACCGCGACCGGCATTGCCTGGTGTTCGGCGACGATCCGACGCGGTTGCCGCAGGCCGATGTCGCGCACTATCAGGCTGAGCATGACCACCGGGGCGTTGCGCCAGCCGTCCGCCAATGGCGACTGCAAGACGATTCCCAGGCCAGCCAGCGAGGACCCTATGCCGAAGGACACAGCGATTTGCCCGCCCTGCGCAGCGGTCAGTGGCTGCCGCTGGACGACCATCCTTTCATCGAATGCAATCGCCCCTGGTTGCTGACCCGCATCGAGCACCGCGCCGATCAGTCTCTCGAACCGGCCTACAGCAATCGCCTGTTCGCGGCCGCGCGGGTGCCAGTCTCTGCGGCCGCCGCGATGCCGCCCAAACAACGCATGCACAGCCTGCAGCGCGCTTGGGTAGTGTCGGTCGACGAAGCACAACCTGATCGCTCGCGGCCCGTCGCGGTGCAATTCGACTGGCTCTATCAGGGCGAGGGCGCAGCGCCGAGCCATTGCTGGCTGCCCCTCGCGCCAACCCTGAGCGATTTGCCTTCGGCAGCGTTGGCCGATGGCGTGGAGGTGGTGGTGAGTTTTCTTGAAGGCGATCCCGATCAGCCGATGGTCACTGGCGTTCTTAAGCCCTCGGTGCTGCCAGAGGATGCGGTTGAGGACGATGCTCCGTCACCGCTGCCGGAACTGCTGGTCAGTGATGGATTGCAGCAATTGCTACAGTCCGGCGAACCGTTGCTGCTGCTGTGTCTGCTGCCGGGTGGGGGGAGTTTCAACCATTGCGCTGAATCCGTATGCAGTTGCCGGTTGCTCACTGCGCTCGACCAGAGCAGCGCAAGATGA
- a CDS encoding NUDIX hydrolase: MSQTPGEAAHRAASDAEQIAWVDEHDNLLGALVRSDLRERGLIGRGTYIMLFNSAGELCVHRRTLSKAIYPGYWDVAAGGMVQADESYAESAARELEEELGVSGVELTAHDHFYFEDTGNRLWCSAFSAVWDGPLKLQPEEVLEARFIPVEQVMREITEKPYCPDSLAALKRYLKAQQSHVAKNT; the protein is encoded by the coding sequence GTGAGCCAGACCCCCGGAGAGGCGGCCCATCGCGCTGCCTCGGATGCTGAACAGATTGCCTGGGTCGACGAGCACGACAACCTGCTCGGCGCCCTGGTGCGTTCCGATTTGCGCGAACGCGGGCTGATCGGTCGTGGCACCTACATCATGCTGTTCAATTCCGCCGGTGAGTTGTGCGTGCACCGGCGCACATTGAGCAAGGCGATTTATCCCGGCTACTGGGATGTTGCCGCCGGCGGCATGGTCCAGGCCGACGAAAGCTACGCCGAGTCGGCGGCGCGCGAGCTGGAGGAAGAGCTGGGCGTCAGCGGCGTCGAGCTGACCGCTCACGATCACTTCTACTTCGAAGACACCGGCAATCGACTGTGGTGTTCGGCGTTTTCCGCTGTATGGGACGGGCCGCTGAAACTGCAGCCGGAGGAAGTCCTCGAAGCGCGATTCATTCCCGTCGAACAGGTCATGCGGGAAATCACCGAAAAGCCTTATTGCCCGGACTCTCTGGCCGCATTGAAGCGCTATCTCAAGGCGCAGCAGAGCCACGTCGCAAAGAACACATGA
- a CDS encoding MazG-like family protein: MNLVELTERLHAIRDRNDWRQFHSPKNLAMAASVEMAELVEIFQWLTEDQSRQLPADKLAHAGQEVGDIVLYLLLLCSELGLHMNEVVRAKLADSERRFN; encoded by the coding sequence ATGAACCTTGTTGAACTGACCGAACGCCTGCACGCCATTCGCGACCGCAATGACTGGCGGCAATTTCACAGCCCGAAAAACCTCGCCATGGCCGCCAGCGTGGAAATGGCCGAGCTGGTGGAAATCTTCCAGTGGCTGACAGAAGACCAGTCGCGCCAGTTGCCGGCGGACAAACTCGCCCATGCCGGGCAGGAAGTCGGCGATATCGTCCTGTATCTGTTGCTGCTGTGCAGCGAACTGGGCCTGCACATGAATGAAGTGGTGCGCGCCAAGCTCGCCGACAGCGAACGGCGGTTCAACTGA
- a CDS encoding translation initiation factor Sui1, producing MAKKAASFAALGGLVFSTDAGRHCPECSKPVDACICKQTVIPAGDGIARVRRESKGRGGKTVTTITGVPLAEDALKELATTLKKRCGTGGALKDGIIEIQGDHVELLLAELIKHGFKAKKSGG from the coding sequence GTGGCCAAGAAAGCCGCATCCTTCGCCGCCCTGGGCGGCCTGGTATTTTCCACCGACGCAGGTCGTCATTGCCCGGAATGCAGCAAGCCGGTGGACGCCTGTATCTGCAAGCAAACCGTGATCCCGGCCGGTGACGGCATTGCCCGCGTGCGTCGCGAAAGCAAAGGACGTGGCGGCAAAACGGTGACCACCATCACCGGCGTGCCCCTGGCCGAAGACGCGCTCAAGGAGCTGGCGACGACGTTGAAAAAACGTTGTGGCACCGGCGGGGCGTTGAAGGACGGCATCATCGAAATCCAGGGCGATCACGTCGAGCTACTCTTGGCAGAGCTGATCAAGCACGGTTTCAAAGCGAAGAAATCCGGCGGCTAG
- a CDS encoding DUF4136 domain-containing protein, with protein MKAQCGLLLMCLGLAACQGSNPYVAQSRPLPPAPPQAATTFDRSAYPAAPRDYGRYRNWAWLNGQLPPGTAWADSAQVAEAVSNALDQRGLRPMRDNRPADLLVSADLHLETRLRQVRDDYGYYGGYGGYDRYGRGYGMYNSVPIVRTYQEQVVVVRVDLFDAGNGQPVWSASAETGTQGNQIERADAIREAVEKAMAAYPPS; from the coding sequence ATGAAAGCTCAATGCGGGTTATTGCTGATGTGTCTGGGGTTGGCCGCCTGTCAGGGCAGCAACCCCTACGTGGCGCAGTCGCGGCCCTTGCCGCCGGCGCCGCCGCAAGCCGCCACTACTTTCGATCGTAGCGCCTACCCGGCGGCGCCGCGTGATTACGGGCGCTACCGCAACTGGGCCTGGCTCAACGGCCAGTTGCCACCGGGCACGGCGTGGGCCGACTCGGCGCAGGTGGCCGAGGCGGTCAGCAACGCCCTCGACCAGCGCGGCTTGCGGCCGATGCGCGACAACCGCCCGGCCGACCTGCTGGTCAGCGCCGATCTTCATCTGGAAACCCGATTGCGACAGGTCCGCGACGATTACGGCTACTACGGCGGTTACGGCGGCTATGATCGGTATGGTCGCGGTTACGGCATGTACAACTCCGTTCCGATCGTGCGCACTTATCAGGAGCAGGTCGTGGTGGTGCGGGTCGATCTGTTCGATGCCGGCAATGGTCAACCGGTGTGGAGCGCCAGCGCCGAAACCGGCACCCAGGGCAATCAGATCGAACGCGCCGATGCGATTCGCGAGGCTGTGGAAAAAGCCATGGCGGCGTATCCTCCCAGCTGA
- the speA gene encoding arginine decarboxylase, which produces MSVRRTRKDDGSQWTVADSRSVYGIRHWGAGYFAINEAGRVEVRPNGPSSSPIDLFEQVDQLRKSGLSLPLLVRFPDILQDRVRQLTGAFDSNIERLEYQSKYTALYPIKVNQQEAVIENIIATQNVSIGLEAGSKPELLAVLALAPKGGTIVCNGYKDREFIRLALMGQKLGHNVFIVIEKESEVGLVIEEAASLKVKPQVGLRVRLSSLASSKWADTGGEKSKFGLSAAQLLSVVERFRGAGLDQGIRLLHFHMGSQIANLADYQHGFKEAIRYYGELRNLGLPVDHIDVGGGLGVDYDGTHSRNASSINYDMDDYAGVVVGMLKEFCDAQSLPHPHIFSESGRSLTAHHAMLVVQVTDVEKHNDEIPLIENKESLPETVQWLVDLLGPTDIEMVTETYWRATHYMSDVAAQYADGKLTLAEKALAEQCYFAVCRRLHNSLKARQRSHRQVLDELNDKLADKYICNFSVFQSLPDTWAIDQVLPIIPLHRLDEEPLRRAVLQDLTCDSDGKINQYVDEQSIETSLPVHALNEGEDYLLGVFLVGAYQEILGDMHNLFGDTDSVNIYQNADGSVYHAGIETHDTIEDMLRYVHLSPEELMTHYRDKCASARISASERTQFLDALRLGLTRSSYLSS; this is translated from the coding sequence ATGTCCGTACGACGCACACGTAAAGACGATGGCAGCCAATGGACAGTTGCGGACAGCCGCAGCGTTTACGGGATTCGCCATTGGGGGGCCGGGTATTTCGCGATCAATGAAGCCGGTCGCGTCGAAGTACGTCCGAACGGCCCGAGCAGCTCGCCCATCGATCTGTTCGAACAAGTCGACCAACTGCGCAAGAGCGGTTTGTCCTTGCCGTTGCTGGTACGTTTCCCCGACATCCTGCAAGACCGTGTCCGTCAATTGACCGGAGCCTTCGATTCGAACATCGAACGCCTGGAATACCAGAGCAAGTACACCGCGCTGTACCCGATCAAGGTCAACCAGCAGGAAGCGGTGATCGAGAACATCATCGCCACCCAGAACGTCTCCATCGGTCTGGAAGCCGGCTCCAAGCCTGAGCTGCTGGCCGTGCTGGCGCTGGCGCCGAAGGGCGGCACGATCGTCTGCAACGGTTACAAGGACCGCGAGTTCATCCGTCTGGCGCTGATGGGCCAGAAGCTCGGCCACAACGTGTTCATCGTCATCGAAAAAGAATCCGAAGTCGGTCTGGTGATCGAAGAAGCGGCCTCGCTGAAGGTCAAGCCGCAGGTGGGTCTGCGCGTGCGCCTGTCGTCGCTGGCCTCGTCGAAATGGGCGGACACCGGTGGCGAGAAATCCAAATTCGGTCTGTCGGCGGCGCAGTTGCTGTCGGTGGTCGAGCGCTTCCGTGGCGCCGGTCTGGATCAGGGCATTCGCCTGCTGCACTTCCACATGGGCTCGCAGATCGCCAACCTCGCGGACTACCAGCACGGCTTCAAGGAAGCAATTCGTTACTACGGCGAACTGCGCAACCTCGGTCTGCCGGTCGATCACATCGACGTCGGCGGTGGCCTTGGTGTCGACTACGACGGCACCCACTCGCGCAATGCCAGTTCGATCAACTACGACATGGACGATTACGCCGGCGTCGTGGTCGGCATGCTCAAGGAATTCTGCGACGCGCAGAGCCTGCCGCATCCGCACATCTTCTCGGAAAGCGGCCGTTCGCTGACTGCACACCACGCAATGCTGGTGGTGCAGGTGACCGACGTCGAGAAACACAACGACGAAATCCCGCTGATCGAAAACAAGGAAAGCCTGCCGGAAACCGTGCAGTGGCTGGTGGACCTGCTCGGCCCGACCGACATCGAAATGGTCACCGAAACCTACTGGCGCGCTACGCACTACATGAGCGACGTGGCCGCGCAGTACGCCGATGGCAAGCTGACCCTGGCGGAAAAGGCCCTGGCGGAACAATGCTATTTCGCTGTTTGCCGGCGCCTGCACAACTCGCTGAAGGCGCGTCAGCGTTCGCACCGTCAGGTGCTCGACGAACTCAACGACAAGCTGGCCGACAAGTACATCTGCAACTTCTCGGTATTCCAGAGCCTGCCGGACACCTGGGCGATTGATCAGGTGTTGCCGATCATCCCGCTGCACCGTCTCGACGAAGAGCCACTGCGCCGGGCGGTGCTGCAGGATCTGACCTGCGATTCGGACGGCAAGATCAACCAGTACGTCGACGAGCAGAGCATCGAAACCAGCCTGCCGGTGCATGCGTTGAACGAAGGCGAAGATTACCTGCTGGGCGTGTTCCTGGTCGGCGCCTATCAGGAAATCCTCGGCGACATGCACAATCTGTTCGGTGACACCGACTCGGTGAACATCTACCAGAACGCCGATGGCAGCGTGTACCACGCGGGCATCGAGACCCACGACACCATCGAAGACATGCTGCGGTACGTGCACTTGTCGCCGGAAGAACTGATGACTCACTACCGCGACAAGTGCGCCAGTGCCCGCATCAGCGCCAGCGAGCGCACGCAGTTCCTCGATGCTCTGCGTCTGGGCCTGACCCGCTCGTCCTATCTGTCTTCCTGA
- a CDS encoding MATE family efflux transporter, with translation MSSLITDWRDRPTHRKVWALAAPMILSNISVPLVALVDSTVIGHLPHAHQLGAVAVGASLYTFLAWAMGFLRMGTTGFAAQAAGRSDGAALRQILLQGLLLAMGLAIVLGCLGVPLSGVALHFMQPSTELELLTREFFHTRLFGLPAALATYALVGWFLGTQNARAPLAILLSTNLINIVLNLWFVIGLDWGVVGSARASVIAEWSGALLGLWLTRTALRAYPGQIIWSALKVWQSWRPLLAVNRDIFIRSLALQSVFFLITVQGARLGDATVAANALLLNGLLLTAHALDGLAHAVEALCGHAIGARDRLALRRSLVVAGGWSLIASLGFAALFLLAGHLFIEMQTDIQSVRDTAFVYLPYLAVLPLIAVWSYLLDGLFIGATRAREMRNGMLLTVLLLLPFAWFLQDLGNHGLWISFLLFMVLRSVTLGAQALWLKRSDGWFSGKAH, from the coding sequence ATGTCCTCTCTGATTACCGACTGGCGCGACCGCCCGACTCACCGCAAGGTCTGGGCGCTCGCCGCGCCGATGATCCTCTCCAATATTTCCGTGCCGCTGGTGGCGCTGGTCGACAGCACTGTCATCGGCCACCTGCCGCATGCCCATCAGTTGGGGGCGGTGGCGGTCGGCGCCAGCCTGTACACGTTTCTGGCCTGGGCGATGGGTTTTCTGCGCATGGGCACCACCGGTTTTGCCGCACAGGCTGCCGGGCGCAGCGATGGCGCGGCGTTGCGGCAGATTCTCCTGCAGGGTCTGTTGCTGGCGATGGGGCTGGCGATCGTGCTCGGCTGTCTTGGTGTGCCGCTCAGCGGCGTTGCGCTGCACTTCATGCAGCCATCGACGGAACTGGAGCTACTGACCCGGGAGTTTTTCCACACGCGCCTGTTCGGCCTGCCCGCAGCGCTGGCAACCTACGCGCTGGTCGGCTGGTTCCTCGGTACGCAGAACGCGCGGGCGCCGTTGGCGATTCTGTTGAGCACCAACCTGATCAACATCGTGCTCAACCTGTGGTTTGTGATTGGCCTGGACTGGGGCGTGGTCGGTTCTGCCCGCGCTTCGGTGATCGCCGAATGGAGCGGCGCCCTCCTCGGCCTGTGGCTGACGCGCACAGCGTTGCGCGCCTATCCGGGGCAGATCATCTGGTCGGCGCTGAAAGTCTGGCAGAGCTGGCGCCCGCTGCTGGCGGTCAACCGTGACATCTTCATCCGCAGCCTCGCCCTGCAATCGGTGTTTTTCCTGATCACCGTGCAAGGCGCGCGGCTCGGCGATGCGACGGTGGCCGCCAATGCGCTGTTGCTCAACGGCCTGCTGCTGACGGCTCATGCCCTGGACGGTCTGGCCCACGCCGTCGAAGCCTTGTGCGGCCATGCCATCGGCGCGCGGGATCGACTGGCACTGCGCCGTTCGCTGGTGGTGGCCGGCGGCTGGTCACTGATCGCCAGCCTTGGCTTCGCTGCGCTGTTTCTGCTCGCCGGACACCTGTTCATCGAAATGCAGACCGATATCCAGAGCGTGCGCGACACTGCTTTCGTCTACCTGCCCTACCTCGCCGTACTGCCGTTGATAGCGGTCTGGAGTTACCTGCTCGACGGACTGTTCATCGGCGCCACCCGCGCCCGGGAAATGCGCAACGGCATGCTGCTGACGGTGCTGCTGTTGCTGCCCTTCGCCTGGTTCTTGCAGGACCTGGGCAATCACGGCCTGTGGATATCTTTCCTGCTGTTCATGGTCTTGCGCAGCGTGACCCTTGGCGCGCAAGCCCTGTGGCTGAAACGCAGCGATGGCTGGTTCAGCGGCAAGGCTCACTGA
- a CDS encoding methyltransferase domain-containing protein: MSDRHFDQLATRFAEKIYGGAKGAIRLAVLQADLSEALPDRPLRVLDIGGGLGHMSLWLAERGHDVTFTEPAEPMLEGARQRFAEAGQSAAFIQAPWQALPGQLTEPYDLVICHAVLEWLAEPHAILPMLHQLTKPGGWLSLAFYNRDALIYRNLLKGHFKKMRKNVMAGEKQSLTPQQPLDPRELATQLAGMWQVESQSGVRVFHDYMPVEFQARAELADLLEMELAHRRHPGFAGLGRYLHWICRPI, from the coding sequence ATGAGCGACCGTCATTTCGATCAGTTGGCCACGCGCTTCGCCGAAAAAATCTACGGCGGCGCCAAAGGCGCGATTCGCCTCGCCGTGTTGCAGGCCGACCTGAGCGAGGCTTTGCCGGATCGTCCGCTGCGGGTGCTCGATATCGGCGGGGGCTTGGGGCACATGTCGCTGTGGCTGGCCGAGCGCGGCCATGACGTCACCTTCACCGAGCCGGCCGAGCCGATGCTCGAAGGTGCGCGCCAGCGGTTTGCCGAAGCCGGACAAAGCGCGGCGTTCATTCAGGCGCCGTGGCAGGCACTCCCCGGTCAGCTCACCGAACCCTATGATCTGGTGATCTGCCACGCCGTGCTGGAATGGCTCGCCGAGCCCCATGCGATCCTGCCGATGCTGCACCAGTTGACCAAGCCCGGCGGCTGGCTGTCGCTGGCGTTCTACAACCGTGATGCACTGATTTATCGCAATCTGCTCAAAGGCCATTTCAAGAAGATGCGCAAGAACGTCATGGCCGGCGAAAAGCAGAGCCTGACCCCGCAACAGCCTCTCGACCCACGGGAATTGGCGACGCAACTCGCCGGAATGTGGCAGGTCGAAAGTCAGAGCGGCGTACGGGTATTTCACGATTACATGCCGGTGGAATTCCAGGCCCGCGCCGAACTGGCGGATTTGCTGGAAATGGAACTCGCGCACCGTCGTCACCCAGGCTTCGCCGGGCTTGGGCGTTACTTGCACTGGATCTGCCGGCCGATCTGA